The genomic region TTTGGACAAACATTTTTAAGCACTCGTGAAATGCCCGAGAGCTGTTTTATAAAAAGATATACGGAAGGCTGTGGTGATAGCCTTGGCAGAGAGAATAGAACTTGCTCAACAGTCCCTTCCCGCTTTACTGGAAGGGACTGTTGTAACTATTCAATTAACAGTTTTGATATTGCTTTTTGGCCTGTTTTTGGGCCTGATCATGGCTTTTGGTCAGACTTATGGAAACAGGGCGGTTAAATTTCTGGTCGATATTTATGAGCGTGTTTTTCGCAGCATACCCGAGCTGGTACTGCTGCTTTTAGTTTTTTATGGTATGCCGAATATAGGCATCAATTTAAACCCTTTCAGCGCGGCGGTTCTGGCTCTGGGCCTGAGGGCAACAGCTTACATGTCGCAGATTTTTCGCGGAGCCTTCCAATCGGTGGGCTCAGATCAGCTTACAGCCGCACGCTCACTGGGGATGAGCAAGTTTAAAACTTTCAGATACGTGATTTTACCCCAGGCAGTCAGGGTATTTATACCTCCTTTCGCCAACGAATACGCGATTATTCTCAAAGACACTTCACTCGCCTATGCTCTGGGAGTGACCGAGCTTCTGCGTCAGGGCCAGTATATTATAGCTGTACATTATGATCCGCTGACCATCTTCCTCTTGATAGCGGCAATATATTTCGTTCTGACCTTTGGTGTGACAAGGCTTTTGAAACTGCTCGAAAATAAACTAAAAATTCCAGGTCTGGGAGCTGAAACAAATTGATGGCTGAAAAAACGCTTTTAAATATCAAAAATCTGCATAAAAGTTTTGGAGACAATCTGGTGCTGGACGGGATATCTTTTTCGCTCGACCCGGAGGAGATAAAGGTGATTATAGGTCCCAGCGGCACCGGCAAGAGCACAGTGTTGAACTGCATAAACAGGCTGGTAATGCCGGATGATGGGGAGATATGGCTTGAGGATACAGAAGTTATATCCTGCGAGGACATCAACAGCATCCGCCAGAATATAGGCTATGTTTTTCAGGGTTTTGGCCTTTTTCATCATTTGACCGCCATCAAAAATATCATGATCGGGCTCAGAAAAGTCAAAAATATGCCAGATAAAGCGGCCAGGGAAAAAGCTCTTTCCGAACTGGAAAGAGTGGGTCTGACCGAAGTAGCTGATTCCTACCCGGCGCAGCTCTCCGGCGGCCAGAAACAGAGAGTGGCCATCGCGCGAGCGCTGGCCATGGAACCCCAATTGATGCTGTTTGATGAACCCACCTCGGCCCTCGATCCCGAGCTCATCGGAGAAGTTCTGACGGTCATGAAAGATCTGGCAGAAGAGGGAATGACAATGCTCGTGGTGACGCATGAGATGGGATTTGCCCGCTCCGTTTCCGACGAAATAATTTTTATGGAGAAGGGTAACATAGTGGAAAAAGCACACCCGGAGAAGATGTTCGATTCCCCTGAGCTGGAACGCACGAGGGAGTTTCTCTTCAAACTGGACGAGCTCTACGGTCAGGGTGGTGAATAACATGCTGGAGTTTCTGACCGAGGAATATATGATCATAGATATTTTTGTCAGCAATTTCTGGACTTTTATGTCGGGGTTGAGG from Halarsenatibacter silvermanii harbors:
- a CDS encoding amino acid ABC transporter permease, whose amino-acid sequence is MAERIELAQQSLPALLEGTVVTIQLTVLILLFGLFLGLIMAFGQTYGNRAVKFLVDIYERVFRSIPELVLLLLVFYGMPNIGINLNPFSAAVLALGLRATAYMSQIFRGAFQSVGSDQLTAARSLGMSKFKTFRYVILPQAVRVFIPPFANEYAIILKDTSLAYALGVTELLRQGQYIIAVHYDPLTIFLLIAAIYFVLTFGVTRLLKLLENKLKIPGLGAETN
- a CDS encoding amino acid ABC transporter ATP-binding protein produces the protein MAEKTLLNIKNLHKSFGDNLVLDGISFSLDPEEIKVIIGPSGTGKSTVLNCINRLVMPDDGEIWLEDTEVISCEDINSIRQNIGYVFQGFGLFHHLTAIKNIMIGLRKVKNMPDKAAREKALSELERVGLTEVADSYPAQLSGGQKQRVAIARALAMEPQLMLFDEPTSALDPELIGEVLTVMKDLAEEGMTMLVVTHEMGFARSVSDEIIFMEKGNIVEKAHPEKMFDSPELERTREFLFKLDELYGQGGE